The Salvia miltiorrhiza cultivar Shanhuang (shh) chromosome 2, IMPLAD_Smil_shh, whole genome shotgun sequence DNA window TTCCCTCAGGGAGAGagattaagagagagagagggatgaaTATCAGCAGAAGCTTATCAGCTCTGGAATTCGAGGAGCTCAAAGGGTTCATGGATCTAGGATTCGTGTTCAACGAAGAAGAGGAAAAGAATTGGGAGCTCGTGTCCATTGTTCCAGGCCTGCAAAAATGGAGGAGAGCCGACCAAGTTGAGAAGAAAGCTAGGGTTTCTAGACCTTATCTTTCTGAAGCATGGGGTGATATGTGTAGGAGAGGAGGAGATGCCAAAAATTTCATGAATTGGAAGATTCCGATTCCATCTCTCAAGAATGATATTCACATGAAAGACCATCTCAAGAATTGGGCTCATGTTGTTGCATCAACTGTTAGGTGATCATGATGCATGTTTAGTACTAGGGTTTTACAagtgtatatatttttttatagtgtTCATTAAGTTCGTTGGAACCATTTAATGACATGGTTCTTTTGCCCTAAAAGAAATTTTTAGAATTGGCCCTTGAGGTATGTGAAGAGGTTCATTAATCA harbors:
- the LOC131008408 gene encoding uncharacterized protein LOC131008408 yields the protein MEAEQILALMDSWWFERRIIFRNKDEFPSPAAESTHQKTASRRQHLGIRSYSDRCCIGVGFEADSPTSVIIKPKLQKIPSGREIKRERGMNISRSLSALEFEELKGFMDLGFVFNEEEEKNWELVSIVPGLQKWRRADQVEKKARVSRPYLSEAWGDMCRRGGDAKNFMNWKIPIPSLKNDIHMKDHLKNWAHVVASTVR